One window of the Chitinophaga niabensis genome contains the following:
- a CDS encoding S9 family peptidase, with protein sequence MQRIYSLFLLLAVSLSVNAQQKKDLTPADYAKWQYFTGSALSENGEWVAYSVAVQEDNDTLYLFNQLSNKRYALEFGSALAFSGDNQWVAYYIGVPFKEAEKLRDQKMPIPLKMGLLNLVTGRKEVIKDVSNFRFSRNGKFLAVTLNPPKENKDKGAVVLLRNLADSSTRTIGNVTASEFNRKSDHFAYILESANQAGNTVELFNLQTNVIKVLASDTCKFSKLTWSKEGNGLAFYKTIKNEDYEEENAQVYVYAPLDKKPVLSVFDPAKQPAFPKGMRINPTSALRLTDDVTAAYFSIKNWTAKPPKKGAAKDSASVKKDTANIAKADTTKKLPPAAAPKKEDKLAAVDIWHWKDADIQPRQKLTYAMDKEFSLQSVWNISGNSFFQLASDSTPRASLANWQKFAVITTEKKYKPAFKEDFADFYLVDTRTGQKKLIGEKIIQSYGYSPMLSPDSKYVLYYKDKQWFTYNTATGENVSITKNIPTIFENFRDDHPAAKPPFGWGGWTKGDKEVYLYDEYDIYAVKPDGKGFRKLTDGTKEEIRHRIARIDTEDPYWDDSKALFIDLYGDKSKYFGVGKVEKGKFSRLVYEPNAIDQFNKAKEADVFTFIRADYNRSPELHITKNFQGEQKVAGTNAQQKDYKWGKSELVSFTNKKGKKLQGALFYPADYQPGKQYPMVVYIYEELANTVHGYVMPSERRAYNTTNFTSGGYFIFRPDIVYDINDPGMSAVDCVVPAVEEVLKTGMIDKNKVGLMGHSWGAYQTSFIITQTDLFKAACAGAPLTNLISMSLAIYWNSGIPDQKIFETSQGRFDGPWYDRMQEHMRNSPIYAAQNIKAPLLVAFGDKDGAVDWHQGIEMYGTMRRMEKPHVMLVYADENHGLAKKENQIDYQKRQREWFDHYLLGKTAPKWITEGVSYLDKMKEQEKENKP encoded by the coding sequence ATGCAACGAATTTATTCCCTGTTTCTGCTTTTAGCGGTGAGCCTTTCCGTTAATGCCCAGCAGAAAAAAGACCTAACCCCTGCCGATTATGCAAAATGGCAGTATTTCACGGGCTCAGCTTTATCTGAAAATGGAGAATGGGTAGCCTATTCGGTAGCTGTGCAGGAAGATAATGACACCCTTTACCTTTTCAACCAGCTCTCTAACAAACGTTATGCGCTTGAATTTGGAAGTGCACTGGCCTTTTCGGGAGATAACCAGTGGGTGGCTTATTATATTGGTGTTCCCTTCAAAGAAGCAGAGAAACTCAGGGATCAGAAAATGCCCATCCCTTTAAAAATGGGTTTGCTGAACCTGGTGACCGGCAGAAAAGAAGTGATCAAAGACGTCAGTAACTTCCGCTTTTCAAGGAATGGTAAATTCCTGGCGGTTACACTCAACCCGCCAAAGGAGAATAAAGATAAAGGGGCCGTGGTGCTGCTGCGGAACCTCGCAGATAGCAGCACCCGCACAATAGGAAATGTAACCGCATCTGAATTTAACCGAAAGAGCGATCACTTTGCCTATATCCTGGAATCTGCTAACCAGGCGGGCAACACAGTAGAACTGTTCAACCTGCAAACGAATGTGATCAAAGTATTGGCCAGCGATACCTGCAAGTTCTCCAAACTCACCTGGTCTAAGGAGGGAAATGGTCTTGCTTTCTATAAGACCATTAAAAACGAAGATTACGAAGAAGAGAATGCACAGGTATATGTGTATGCACCACTTGATAAAAAGCCAGTGCTCTCCGTATTTGATCCGGCCAAACAACCTGCCTTTCCTAAAGGCATGCGCATCAATCCAACGTCTGCCCTGCGCCTGACAGATGATGTAACAGCCGCTTATTTCAGTATCAAGAACTGGACGGCCAAACCTCCGAAGAAAGGTGCAGCGAAAGATTCTGCAAGTGTTAAAAAGGATACTGCCAACATCGCGAAGGCGGATACCACAAAGAAACTCCCGCCGGCAGCAGCTCCTAAGAAAGAAGATAAACTGGCGGCAGTGGATATCTGGCATTGGAAGGATGCGGACATACAGCCCCGCCAGAAGCTTACTTACGCCATGGATAAAGAATTCAGCCTGCAGTCCGTTTGGAACATCTCCGGCAACAGTTTCTTCCAGCTGGCCAGCGACAGCACACCCCGTGCAAGCCTTGCCAACTGGCAGAAGTTTGCCGTGATCACCACAGAAAAGAAATACAAACCAGCTTTCAAGGAAGACTTTGCTGATTTCTATCTCGTAGATACCCGCACCGGGCAAAAGAAACTGATCGGTGAAAAGATCATCCAGTCATACGGTTATTCACCTATGCTTTCACCGGATAGCAAGTATGTGTTGTACTATAAGGACAAGCAATGGTTCACCTATAACACAGCCACAGGAGAGAATGTAAGCATCACTAAAAACATTCCCACCATTTTTGAAAACTTCCGTGACGATCATCCTGCTGCCAAACCTCCTTTTGGCTGGGGTGGCTGGACCAAAGGGGATAAAGAAGTATACCTGTATGATGAGTATGATATCTATGCTGTGAAACCGGATGGCAAGGGTTTCCGTAAACTGACAGATGGAACGAAAGAAGAGATCAGGCACAGGATTGCAAGGATAGATACTGAAGATCCTTACTGGGATGATAGCAAAGCACTCTTCATTGATCTCTATGGTGATAAGAGCAAGTACTTTGGTGTGGGCAAAGTAGAGAAAGGAAAGTTCAGCCGCCTGGTTTATGAACCCAATGCAATAGATCAGTTCAATAAAGCGAAGGAAGCGGATGTATTCACTTTCATCCGGGCAGACTATAACCGTTCTCCTGAACTCCACATCACTAAGAACTTCCAGGGAGAACAGAAAGTAGCAGGTACTAATGCACAGCAGAAGGATTACAAATGGGGCAAAAGCGAACTCGTGTCTTTCACAAACAAGAAAGGTAAGAAGTTACAGGGCGCGCTGTTCTATCCTGCAGATTATCAGCCGGGCAAACAATACCCGATGGTAGTGTACATCTATGAAGAACTGGCCAATACCGTGCATGGTTATGTGATGCCTTCTGAAAGGAGAGCTTATAACACCACTAACTTTACATCCGGCGGTTATTTCATCTTCCGCCCGGATATCGTATATGATATTAACGATCCCGGAATGAGTGCCGTGGATTGCGTGGTACCGGCGGTAGAAGAAGTACTGAAAACAGGCATGATAGATAAGAACAAAGTAGGGCTGATGGGTCATAGCTGGGGAGCTTACCAGACTTCCTTTATCATCACACAGACCGATCTGTTCAAAGCAGCCTGTGCAGGTGCACCTTTAACGAACCTGATCAGTATGTCCCTGGCTATTTACTGGAACTCCGGTATTCCTGACCAGAAGATCTTCGAAACCAGCCAGGGCCGTTTTGATGGTCCCTGGTACGACAGGATGCAGGAGCATATGCGCAACTCACCTATCTATGCTGCACAAAATATCAAAGCGCCTTTACTGGTTGCCTTTGGTGATAAGGATGGAGCTGTGGACTGGCACCAGGGGATTGAAATGTATGGTACCATGCGCAGGATGGAGAAACCGCATGTGATGCTGGTATATGCAGATGAAAACCATGGTCTGGCTAAGAAAGAGAACCAGATAGATTATCAGAAGCGCCAGCGGGAATGGTTTGACCATTACCTCTTAGGTAAAACGGCACCGAAGTGGATCACAGAAGGTGTGTCTTACTTAGATAAAATGAAGGAACAGGAGAAAGAAAATAAACCATAA
- the hemL gene encoding glutamate-1-semialdehyde 2,1-aminomutase yields MYTKSKALFEQANKVIPGGVNSPVRAFKSVGGTPVFMQHAKGAYMYDVDGNRYVDYINSWGPMILGHAYEPVVKAIQEYATYSTSFGAPTQLEIDVAELIVSMVPNIDMVRMVNSGTEACMSALRLARGYTGRNKVIKFEGNYHGHADSFLVSAGSGVATLGLQSIPGVTSAVADDTLSVPYNNLPAVEQLIAEHPDQIAAIIVEPVAGNMGCILPQPGFLEGLRSLCDTHGIIFIMDEVMTGFRLAKGGAQELFNIKADIVTFGKIIGGGMPVGAFAGKREIMEHIAPAGKVYQAGTLSGNPIAMIAGYTLLKALKERPAIYTQLQEKTAQLIAGLRETFGAAGVVYQINHIGSMMSVHFAEYPIVDFTAASGANNELFKRFFHAMLERGVYLPPSAFESWFISHAITTEDIEFTVSAAKAAMQAIR; encoded by the coding sequence ATGTATACTAAAAGTAAAGCCCTATTTGAACAGGCCAATAAAGTAATTCCCGGTGGTGTGAATTCTCCCGTACGCGCATTCAAAAGCGTAGGCGGCACACCCGTTTTTATGCAACATGCTAAAGGCGCCTACATGTATGATGTAGATGGCAACCGTTATGTGGATTATATCAATTCCTGGGGCCCCATGATCCTTGGCCATGCTTATGAGCCGGTGGTTAAAGCCATCCAGGAATATGCTACCTATTCTACTTCTTTCGGCGCACCTACCCAGCTTGAAATAGATGTGGCAGAACTGATCGTGAGCATGGTGCCGAATATTGATATGGTGCGTATGGTGAACTCAGGTACAGAAGCCTGCATGTCCGCCCTCCGCCTTGCACGTGGTTATACCGGCAGAAATAAAGTGATCAAATTTGAAGGGAACTATCACGGCCATGCAGACTCCTTTTTAGTGAGTGCAGGCAGCGGCGTTGCCACATTAGGCTTACAATCCATTCCCGGCGTAACCAGTGCTGTAGCAGATGACACACTCAGCGTTCCTTATAATAACCTTCCTGCGGTAGAACAACTCATTGCAGAACATCCGGATCAGATCGCTGCTATCATTGTAGAACCTGTAGCAGGTAATATGGGTTGCATCCTTCCCCAGCCGGGTTTCCTGGAAGGCTTAAGAAGTTTATGCGATACACACGGCATCATATTCATCATGGATGAAGTGATGACCGGTTTCCGTTTAGCAAAAGGTGGTGCACAGGAATTATTCAATATCAAAGCAGACATCGTAACCTTTGGCAAGATCATTGGCGGCGGTATGCCGGTAGGTGCTTTTGCCGGTAAACGGGAGATCATGGAGCATATTGCACCAGCCGGTAAAGTATACCAGGCAGGTACACTCAGCGGTAACCCTATTGCCATGATAGCAGGATACACTTTGCTCAAAGCATTAAAAGAGCGCCCTGCCATCTATACCCAACTGCAGGAGAAAACAGCACAGCTGATTGCAGGGTTAAGAGAAACCTTCGGTGCAGCAGGTGTGGTTTACCAGATCAATCACATCGGCTCCATGATGAGCGTACATTTTGCAGAATATCCCATTGTTGATTTCACAGCCGCATCCGGTGCCAACAATGAATTGTTCAAACGTTTCTTCCACGCCATGCTGGAAAGAGGTGTTTACCTGCCGCCATCTGCATTTGAAAGCTGGTTCATCAGCCATGCTATCACAACAGAAGATATCGAGTTTACTGTGTCTGCTGCCAAAGCAGCGATGCAGGCTATCAGATAA
- the hemB gene encoding porphobilinogen synthase — translation MIRRNRILRNSPAIRAMVAETILSPADFIAPLFITEGKGIKEEISSMPGYFRHSLDLTVQEAKELWGMGIKSVLLFIKCADELKDNKGTEALNPNGLMQRAIRAVKEAVPGMVVMTDVALDPFSSYGHDGIVEGEEIVNDATVNVLAAMSVSHAEAGADFVAPSDMMDGRILAIREALEDSNFTKTGIMAYSAKYASCFYGPFRDALDSAPGFGDKKTYQMDYANAREALKETLMDVDEGADIVMVKPAMAYLDIIRLIKDSVTVPVSAYHVSGEYAMIKAAAKMGWINEEKAIMESLISIKRAGADLIATYFAKDAVRLLNN, via the coding sequence ATGATCAGAAGAAACAGAATTTTACGCAACTCCCCTGCCATCCGTGCGATGGTAGCAGAAACCATTTTATCCCCTGCCGATTTCATCGCGCCGCTGTTCATTACAGAGGGAAAGGGTATTAAAGAAGAGATCTCTTCCATGCCGGGGTATTTTCGCCATTCGCTGGACCTTACGGTGCAGGAGGCGAAAGAACTGTGGGGAATGGGCATAAAAAGTGTGCTGCTGTTCATCAAATGTGCAGATGAGCTGAAAGATAATAAAGGAACAGAAGCCCTCAACCCCAACGGATTGATGCAACGTGCCATCCGTGCTGTGAAAGAAGCGGTGCCTGGTATGGTGGTGATGACGGATGTAGCGTTAGACCCTTTTTCTTCTTACGGCCACGATGGTATTGTGGAAGGAGAAGAGATTGTGAATGATGCTACCGTGAATGTACTGGCTGCCATGAGTGTAAGCCATGCAGAAGCCGGTGCGGATTTTGTGGCGCCCAGCGATATGATGGATGGCCGTATCCTGGCCATCCGTGAAGCGTTGGAAGATAGTAACTTTACTAAAACGGGCATCATGGCCTACAGCGCCAAATATGCCAGTTGCTTCTACGGCCCTTTCCGCGATGCATTGGATTCTGCACCCGGTTTTGGCGATAAGAAAACATACCAGATGGATTATGCCAATGCCCGCGAAGCATTGAAAGAAACATTGATGGATGTGGATGAAGGAGCGGATATTGTAATGGTGAAACCAGCCATGGCTTACCTGGACATCATCCGTCTTATTAAAGACAGCGTAACTGTTCCGGTGAGTGCCTATCATGTGAGTGGTGAGTACGCCATGATCAAAGCAGCAGCAAAGATGGGATGGATCAATGAAGAGAAAGCTATTATGGAAAGCCTTATCAGCATCAAACGTGCAGGGGCAGACCTGATTGCCACCTACTTTGCAAAAGATGCGGTGCGTTTGTTAAACAACTAA
- the hemF gene encoding oxygen-dependent coproporphyrinogen oxidase, whose product MTIKEQFIPFIQQLQNEICSAVEAMDGKAKFREDRWEREGGGGGITRIIADGNVFQKGGVNTSVVHGKLPAVMAQQFNVQGESSFLAAGISLVIHPLNPFVPTVHANFRYFELYAADGSIADSWFGGGADLTPYYIFEEDGIHFHRTFKEACDPFGTELYPQYKKHCDEYFVNKHRNNEARGIGGIFYDYLRPEPSRTAEQLLQFQFANGNSMIGAYLPIVAKRKDLPYTEENVHWQEYRRGRYVEFNLIHDRGTLFGLKTNGRIESILMSLPARARWEYDFHPAAGSPEAELLEYLKPREWVK is encoded by the coding sequence ATGACCATTAAAGAACAATTCATACCCTTCATTCAGCAGCTGCAAAATGAAATATGCAGCGCAGTGGAAGCCATGGACGGAAAAGCAAAGTTCAGGGAAGACCGCTGGGAAAGAGAAGGCGGCGGTGGCGGGATCACCCGTATCATTGCTGATGGGAATGTTTTTCAGAAAGGCGGCGTGAACACTTCTGTGGTACATGGTAAATTACCGGCTGTGATGGCGCAGCAGTTCAATGTTCAGGGAGAAAGCAGTTTCCTGGCCGCAGGGATCTCCCTGGTCATCCATCCGCTGAATCCTTTTGTACCCACTGTACACGCCAACTTCCGTTACTTTGAACTCTATGCGGCAGATGGCAGCATAGCGGATTCATGGTTCGGCGGTGGTGCAGATCTTACGCCATATTATATCTTTGAGGAAGACGGCATTCATTTTCACCGTACTTTCAAAGAAGCCTGCGATCCTTTTGGAACGGAGCTTTACCCGCAATACAAGAAACATTGCGATGAGTATTTTGTGAATAAACACCGGAATAATGAAGCACGTGGCATTGGTGGTATCTTTTACGATTACCTCCGCCCCGAGCCTTCCCGCACAGCAGAACAGCTGCTGCAATTCCAGTTTGCCAATGGTAATTCCATGATCGGGGCTTATCTTCCGATCGTAGCAAAAAGGAAAGACCTTCCTTATACAGAAGAAAATGTACACTGGCAGGAATACAGGCGTGGCCGTTATGTGGAGTTCAACCTGATACACGACAGGGGTACTTTATTTGGCCTGAAAACCAACGGGCGCATTGAGTCCATACTCATGAGCCTTCCCGCCAGGGCGCGCTGGGAGTATGATTTTCACCCTGCCGCCGGGAGTCCGGAAGCAGAACTGCTGGAATACCTGAAGCCAAGAGAATGGGTTAAATAA
- the hemE gene encoding uroporphyrinogen decarboxylase, which translates to MSGLQNDLLLKALQGTPVPRPPVWMMRQAGRFLPDYIKLRDKYSFFERCQTPELATEITVMPVDQVGVDAAIIFSDILVVPQAMGMEVQLVEKLGPLLPQPIKTAADLNRIEIPDVKERLHYVMDALRLTKQTLAGRVPLIGFAGAPWTLLCYMVQGKGSKTFDEAKAFCYQQPAVAHELLNRITETTILYLKAQVEAGADVVQIFDSWGGLLSPKDFEEFSLQYIRRIVAALQGVAPVIVFAKGAWFALEEMAATGAQGLGLDWCIKPELARQFAGPAVTLQGNYDPASLMRPIPEITKSVHEMIRAFGPQRYIANLGHGILPNIPVDHAKAFIEAVKSYTA; encoded by the coding sequence ATGAGCGGACTACAGAACGATTTGTTGTTAAAAGCACTGCAGGGAACTCCGGTTCCACGCCCACCGGTATGGATGATGCGCCAGGCTGGTCGCTTTTTGCCTGATTATATCAAACTGCGTGATAAATATTCTTTCTTTGAGCGCTGCCAGACTCCTGAACTAGCCACTGAGATCACTGTAATGCCGGTTGACCAGGTAGGTGTGGATGCTGCGATCATTTTCTCAGACATCCTGGTGGTTCCGCAGGCCATGGGTATGGAAGTGCAGCTTGTTGAAAAACTCGGCCCCCTTCTCCCCCAGCCCATCAAAACAGCGGCAGACCTGAACAGGATTGAGATCCCCGATGTGAAAGAACGTTTACATTATGTAATGGATGCATTGCGCCTTACCAAACAAACCCTCGCCGGCCGTGTTCCGCTGATCGGTTTTGCCGGTGCACCCTGGACCTTGTTATGTTACATGGTACAAGGCAAGGGCTCCAAAACTTTTGATGAAGCCAAAGCATTCTGTTATCAGCAGCCTGCCGTTGCACATGAACTATTGAACAGGATCACGGAAACCACCATCCTCTATCTGAAAGCACAGGTAGAAGCAGGTGCAGACGTGGTGCAGATCTTTGATTCATGGGGTGGTTTGTTGAGTCCGAAAGATTTTGAAGAATTCTCTTTACAATATATCCGCCGCATCGTTGCAGCATTGCAGGGTGTAGCGCCTGTGATCGTATTTGCCAAAGGTGCCTGGTTTGCACTGGAAGAAATGGCCGCTACCGGTGCACAGGGTCTTGGACTGGATTGGTGTATCAAACCTGAGCTGGCCCGCCAGTTTGCAGGCCCGGCTGTTACCCTGCAGGGGAACTATGATCCGGCATCACTGATGCGCCCCATCCCTGAGATCACCAAATCCGTGCATGAAATGATCCGTGCTTTTGGCCCGCAACGGTATATTGCGAACCTTGGTCATGGCATCCTGCCCAACATCCCGGTAGATCATGCGAAAGCATTTATAGAAGCGGTGAAAAGTTATACGGCATGA